One Hydrogenobaculum sp. 3684 genomic window, ATAGATGATGAAACTATAGATATAATTAAACAGCATATCGATAAAAATATACTATTTTATGTGAACAAATCTGGTTATAGCTATGCTTATTGTGAAAGATGCAACGCTCTTGATACATGCGTTTATTGTGAGTCTTATACCACTTATTTTAAAAGCCTAAATACCATAAAATGCACAAAATGTAAAAATGTAAATCAAGAGGGCGTTTGCTCTAGATGTGGCGGGCCTTTAAAGACGTTTGGTGCTGGTTTAGAACAATATAAAGAATACATAATTTCTATGTTTGGGGACAGGGAAAACTTTTCTTTTGATACTATAGAAAAAGAAGATACTTATGATATAGTGTTTGCTTTTTCCTTAGAAAACTTGTTGTTTGCTCCAGAATTAAGCGCTAGGGAAATTTATCATCATAAGCTTTGGAGTCTTTCTTTAAAAGCAAAAGAACTTTTTGTGTTAGAAACCACTCACGTTGATAAATACGCTTTGGAATCTATCTTAAAGAACGATCAATTTATTTTTTTAGAAGATGAACTAAAAAGAAGAAAACTCAACAACGATCCTCCTTTTACAAAAGCCATACTGATAGAAATGGGAAAAGAAATATACGATCTTTACAAAGAGCTTTCTGAAGAGGATTTTTTTTATGTTTCAAAACCCCGTTATTTTTATGAAAAAGGGGAAAAACGTTTTAAGCTTTTAATAAAAGTAAAAAACACAGCAAATATAAAAAGATTGGGTCATTTGTTAAAAAGCTATAAAAATTATAAAATTCATGTTGGTATAGAATCTTTCTTATAATTAAAAACATTGAAAAAATTTTAATATTATATTAAATTATTATCTCAAACTTTAAACGGAGGTTATAATGGCTACACTGGGGCCTTATCATTTCTCACCGTACCCTACGGCAATAGTAGAAGGTGTATTAACACCACCACCTGGTAAAGGGCTTTTGTACAACGAGATTGTAGACGAAGAAGTGGCCATGCGTGAGGCTGCTAAAGAGATGCTTACAAGGGAAAACCCAACTATATTTGTAGGACCCCTCATCATATACGCTTGGAACGAAGAAGCTAAGGAAATGGCAAAGCTTGTAAGAGAAATGGCGGAAGTCTTAAATGCCAAGATTATACCTATGGTTGACTATAGACCAAAGTATCCAAAAATAAATCCCGAAGTAGAGATAAACCCAAACCATCCAAATCTTACAATATGGCACAACAATATAAAAGCATGTATATTTATAGGCGTTCACTGTCATTTTGCAAATATAGCTTTGAAGATCATAAGAGCTGAAACGGATTGTTTAACAATAGCTATGTGTGCAAAAATGGGTCATGAAGATGCTATGATAACCGTTAGAGATCAACATCCAGAGGATGTGAGAAAGTTTATAGAGATAGCTAAGCAAGTAAAGAAAGAGTTAGGTAAGTAAAGGAGGTTTTTGTTATGGGTAACAACGGTACTTACTCAGGCGTTAATAAATCGGGACAAAAGATTGTCTCACCAGATTATTTGCTTTTTGAAGCACCTAGAGAAAAGGTGTTTATGACGGGCTCCGAAGCGGTTAAAGAAGCCGTTAAAAGAGCTTCAGTGGATGCATCTGTATCATATCCTATTACACCGCAATCAGAAGCTGCTCATTTGATTGGTGAGCTCTGGGTAGAAGGTTATGTAGGTGTATACTTTAG contains:
- a CDS encoding carbon monoxide dehydrogenase beta subunit family protein; the protein is MATLGPYHFSPYPTAIVEGVLTPPPGKGLLYNEIVDEEVAMREAAKEMLTRENPTIFVGPLIIYAWNEEAKEMAKLVREMAEVLNAKIIPMVDYRPKYPKINPEVEINPNHPNLTIWHNNIKACIFIGVHCHFANIALKIIRAETDCLTIAMCAKMGHEDAMITVRDQHPEDVRKFIEIAKQVKKELGK